The following proteins are co-located in the Roseovarius arcticus genome:
- a CDS encoding alpha-hydroxy acid oxidase produces MPVITNIEDLHRIYRRRVPRMFYDYTESGSWTEQTFRANSADFTEILLRQRVAVDMAGRSTASKMIGQDVAMPVALAPVGLTGMQSADGEIKAARAAAKFGVPYTLSTMSICSIEDVAENTDKPFWLQVYTVKDADFMQRLFDRAKAAKCSAAVITVDLQMLGQRHKDIKNGLSAPPKLTAKSIANMATKARWGLEMLGTKRRSFGNIVGHVKGVSSPGDLTSWTNEAFDVSLDWDRIREFRRMWDGPLIIKGIIDPRDAREALNVGADAIIVSNHGGRQLDGALSSIRALPAIMDAVGDKIEVHLDSGIRSGQDVLKALAMGATGTYIGRAYIYGLGAMGEAGVTRALEVIHKELDMSMAFCGHRDITGVDRDILMIPKGFSDGWQ; encoded by the coding sequence ATGCCCGTGATAACCAACATCGAAGACCTGCACCGCATCTATCGCCGCCGCGTACCGCGCATGTTCTACGACTACACCGAATCGGGCAGCTGGACCGAGCAGACATTCCGCGCCAACAGCGCTGATTTCACCGAAATCCTGCTGCGACAGCGCGTGGCCGTCGACATGGCGGGCCGTTCAACAGCGTCCAAGATGATCGGGCAGGATGTGGCGATGCCCGTCGCCCTTGCCCCCGTTGGCCTGACTGGCATGCAAAGCGCGGACGGCGAGATCAAGGCTGCGCGCGCCGCTGCCAAGTTCGGCGTACCCTACACGCTATCGACTATGTCCATCTGCTCAATCGAGGATGTGGCCGAGAATACGGACAAGCCCTTTTGGCTGCAGGTCTATACGGTTAAAGACGCCGATTTTATGCAACGCCTCTTTGACCGCGCGAAAGCTGCCAAATGCTCGGCCGCGGTCATAACCGTCGACTTGCAAATGCTGGGCCAGCGGCACAAAGACATCAAGAACGGCCTGTCGGCCCCGCCAAAACTGACTGCCAAAAGTATCGCAAATATGGCGACCAAGGCGCGTTGGGGACTGGAAATGCTGGGCACCAAGCGGCGCTCATTCGGCAATATCGTGGGCCACGTCAAGGGTGTAAGCAGCCCTGGCGATCTGACCTCATGGACGAACGAGGCGTTCGATGTCTCGCTGGATTGGGACCGTATCCGCGAGTTTCGGCGGATGTGGGACGGCCCGCTGATCATCAAAGGAATCATTGATCCGCGCGATGCGCGAGAGGCGCTGAACGTGGGCGCCGATGCGATCATCGTCAGCAACCATGGCGGCCGCCAACTGGACGGCGCACTGTCGTCGATCCGCGCGCTGCCCGCCATCATGGATGCGGTCGGCGATAAAATTGAGGTGCATCTGGATAGCGGCATCCGCTCCGGTCAGGACGTGCTCAAGGCGCTGGCGATGGGTGCGACCGGCACCTATATCGGGCGCGCGTACATCTACGGTCTCGGCGCGATGGGCGAGGCTGGCGTCACCCGTGCGCTAGAGGTGATCCACAAGGAGTTGGACATGTCGATGGCGTTCTGCGGGCACCGCGACATAACCGGCGTGGACCGCGATATCCTGATGATACCAAAGGGCTTTTCAGACGGCTGGCAATGA
- the argH gene encoding argininosuccinate lyase, which produces MADKTSNQMWGGRFAAGPDAIMEAINASIGFDKRMAAQDIAGSKAHAAMLAATGIVTDSDAAAMAKGLDSVLAEIDVGEFAFSAALEDIHMNVEARLKDLIGEPAGRLHTGRSRNDQVATDFKLWVRDQLDATEGALIALMRALVAQAEAGADWVMPGFTHLQVAQPVTWGHHMMAYVEMFARDLSRVRDARARMNECPLGAAALAGTSFPIDRDMTAQALGFDRPSANSLDAVSDRDFALDFLGAASICAMHLSRMAEELVIWSSAQFRFVALSDRFSTGSSIMPQKKNPDAAELIRAKIGRIFGANVALMMVMKGLPLAYSKDMQEDKEQVFDAADNLMLALAAMEGMVRDMSANKDVLEAAAATGFSTATDLADWLVRVLGMPFREAHHVTGSLVALAEKKGCDLPDLALSDMQAVHGDISRDVFDVLGVHNSVASRVSYGGTAPGNVRAQVARWQEILG; this is translated from the coding sequence ATGGCAGACAAGACCTCGAACCAGATGTGGGGCGGCCGTTTCGCCGCCGGACCCGATGCGATCATGGAGGCAATAAACGCCTCCATCGGGTTCGACAAGCGTATGGCGGCACAAGATATCGCCGGATCGAAGGCCCACGCAGCCATGTTGGCGGCCACGGGCATTGTTACAGATAGTGACGCGGCGGCGATGGCGAAAGGGCTGGATAGCGTTCTGGCCGAAATCGACGTCGGCGAATTCGCATTTTCGGCGGCCCTTGAGGACATTCACATGAATGTCGAAGCGCGATTGAAGGACTTGATCGGTGAGCCTGCCGGCCGACTGCACACAGGCCGGTCGCGCAACGATCAAGTCGCGACCGATTTTAAGCTGTGGGTGCGTGACCAGTTGGACGCGACCGAGGGCGCGTTGATCGCCTTGATGCGTGCGCTGGTGGCGCAGGCAGAGGCTGGGGCCGATTGGGTCATGCCCGGTTTTACCCATCTGCAAGTCGCGCAGCCGGTGACATGGGGCCATCATATGATGGCCTATGTCGAGATGTTCGCGCGCGATCTGTCCCGCGTCCGCGACGCCCGCGCGCGGATGAATGAATGTCCGTTGGGGGCGGCGGCCTTGGCCGGGACCAGCTTTCCCATCGACCGCGACATGACGGCTCAGGCGCTGGGCTTTGACCGCCCGTCTGCCAACTCGCTGGATGCGGTCAGCGACCGCGACTTTGCGCTGGATTTTCTGGGCGCGGCCAGCATTTGCGCCATGCACCTTAGCCGTATGGCCGAAGAGCTGGTGATATGGTCCTCGGCGCAGTTCCGGTTTGTCGCGCTTAGCGACCGCTTTTCCACCGGTAGCAGCATCATGCCGCAAAAGAAGAACCCCGACGCAGCCGAGCTGATCCGCGCCAAGATCGGGCGCATATTCGGCGCCAATGTCGCGCTGATGATGGTGATGAAGGGTCTACCGCTGGCCTATTCCAAGGACATGCAGGAAGACAAAGAGCAGGTGTTCGATGCCGCCGATAACCTGATGCTGGCGCTGGCCGCGATGGAGGGCATGGTGCGCGACATGAGCGCCAACAAAGATGTGCTGGAGGCCGCCGCCGCCACTGGATTCTCCACTGCGACGGACCTTGCCGATTGGCTGGTTCGGGTGCTGGGCATGCCTTTCCGCGAGGCGCATCATGTAACCGGATCACTGGTGGCTCTGGCCGAGAAGAAGGGCTGCGATCTGCCCGATCTGGCGCTATCTGATATGCAAGCCGTGCACGGTGACATCAGCCGCGATGTGTTCGATGTTTTGGGTGTGCATAATTCGGTGGCGAGCCGTGTCAGCTATGGCGGCACTGCACCCGGCAACGTGCGCGCGCAGGTCGCGCGCTGGCAGGAGATCCTGGGATGA
- a CDS encoding zinc-ribbon domain-containing protein, whose protein sequence is MRLTCPNCGAQYEVPDDVIPEAGRDVQCSNCGDTWFQAHANDVEQGDADAAKRPSGADDWQEDVPDTAPAPPAAEDFAAPPSPPATDEVAPEPEKKRADAPTVDAPPSRIERPERREIDPSVASVLREEAEREARARSASQTGLETQTDLGLESDPDERQRAREKQQRMARMRGEDSVRPDTEEEEEDDTDIDPTSRRSLFPDIEEINSSLSPAQEPQAGEVSYDPYPEAAPRPAGGFRRGFLVSLLIAIAALLVYIFANQLADLMPALEGVLADYVVWVDGLRQWLDGQVAGAMLWLDGLTSTAPTGG, encoded by the coding sequence ATGAGGCTGACTTGCCCAAATTGCGGCGCGCAATACGAAGTTCCGGATGATGTGATCCCCGAGGCGGGCCGGGATGTGCAATGCTCTAACTGCGGCGATACCTGGTTTCAGGCGCACGCGAATGACGTGGAGCAAGGCGACGCAGACGCGGCAAAACGCCCATCCGGCGCGGATGACTGGCAGGAGGACGTGCCCGATACGGCCCCCGCCCCGCCCGCCGCCGAGGATTTTGCCGCGCCACCATCCCCGCCCGCAACCGACGAAGTCGCGCCTGAGCCGGAAAAGAAACGCGCAGATGCGCCGACTGTCGATGCGCCACCATCCCGGATTGAGCGGCCCGAGCGACGCGAAATAGATCCCTCCGTTGCCAGCGTTCTGCGCGAAGAGGCCGAGCGCGAAGCGCGCGCGCGGTCGGCGTCGCAAACCGGATTAGAGACACAGACCGATCTGGGCCTTGAGAGTGATCCGGACGAGAGGCAGCGCGCACGCGAGAAACAGCAACGCATGGCGCGAATGCGCGGCGAAGACAGCGTCCGTCCCGATACGGAGGAAGAGGAGGAAGATGACACCGACATCGACCCCACATCCCGCCGCAGCCTGTTTCCCGACATTGAGGAAATCAATTCCTCCCTTTCGCCCGCTCAGGAGCCGCAGGCAGGCGAGGTCTCCTATGATCCCTACCCTGAGGCTGCACCGCGTCCAGCAGGCGGGTTTCGCCGGGGTTTCTTAGTGTCGCTTCTGATCGCGATCGCCGCGCTGCTGGTCTACATCTTTGCAAACCAGCTGGCAGATCTGATGCCCGCCTTGGAGGGTGTGCTGGCCGATTATGTCGTTTGGGTTGACGGGCTGCGCCAGTGGCTCGACGGGCAGGTGGCCGGCGCGATGCTATGGCTGGACGGGCTGACCTCAACCGCGCCTACCGGTGGCTAG
- a CDS encoding DUF998 domain-containing protein, whose translation MPPQHHTSEQATHAERPWLLLVFAALGLAGCAALIAGTIIAPLFVPDYNSISDTVSDLAAGQSEIIMDVALYGFAAGIFAVALAASHAHLGGIWWTLGILALAVLASIVIVIGARNEYGDGDSKGVVIHIYLVYAMGVLVPFTCSAMAPGLRASDHPKAYWALIVSGICWAVLAPIFLLSSTTIDGLLERVVGLTFCAAIAVLSWVFAARGLAALRKD comes from the coding sequence ATGCCGCCCCAACATCACACTTCGGAGCAGGCCACACATGCAGAGCGGCCTTGGTTGCTGCTTGTGTTCGCGGCCTTGGGGCTGGCGGGATGTGCAGCGCTGATTGCAGGGACTATTATCGCACCACTTTTCGTTCCTGATTATAACTCAATTTCTGACACGGTCAGCGATCTTGCCGCCGGGCAGTCAGAGATCATCATGGACGTTGCCCTTTATGGGTTTGCTGCGGGCATTTTCGCGGTAGCGTTGGCTGCATCTCACGCTCATCTGGGTGGGATCTGGTGGACGCTAGGTATCTTGGCTTTGGCTGTCCTCGCTAGCATTGTCATCGTTATCGGTGCGCGTAACGAATATGGCGACGGTGATAGCAAGGGCGTCGTTATCCACATCTATCTGGTCTATGCGATGGGCGTGCTGGTGCCCTTTACATGTTCGGCGATGGCACCGGGACTACGCGCATCGGACCATCCAAAGGCTTACTGGGCGTTGATCGTGTCGGGCATCTGCTGGGCGGTATTGGCGCCGATTTTCCTACTCTCGTCCACCACGATTGATGGCCTGCTAGAGCGGGTCGTCGGCCTGACCTTTTGCGCCGCAATCGCCGTACTGTCATGGGTTTTCGCGGCGCGCGGCCTTGCCGCCCTTAGAAAGGATTAA
- a CDS encoding DUF421 domain-containing protein: MDLFDIVWQTLLAVVVVIVLARVNGLRSFSKMSSFDFALTVATGSVLATMMTSAKTPWPGLVALIVLFAARYVISALRQRSSLAQRITDNTPLVLFYEGQFFEENLKLARVSRDDIRSKMREANAISPGSVRAIVLEATGDVSVLHGDTLDTDLLSDVSWGRVQRPNDIS; this comes from the coding sequence ATGGATCTGTTCGATATCGTATGGCAGACCCTTTTGGCAGTTGTCGTCGTGATCGTCTTGGCGCGGGTGAACGGCCTGCGCTCATTCTCTAAGATGTCGAGTTTCGATTTCGCGCTGACTGTCGCGACGGGATCGGTGCTTGCCACTATGATGACCAGCGCCAAGACACCTTGGCCGGGTTTGGTCGCGCTGATCGTCCTGTTTGCGGCGCGCTACGTGATATCGGCGCTGCGGCAGCGCTCGTCCTTGGCACAGCGCATTACTGACAACACGCCTCTGGTGCTCTTTTACGAGGGTCAGTTTTTCGAAGAAAACCTCAAGCTTGCGCGGGTATCTCGGGACGATATCCGCTCTAAAATGCGCGAGGCGAACGCCATTAGTCCCGGAAGCGTGCGCGCGATTGTGTTGGAGGCAACGGGCGACGTTAGCGTCCTGCACGGCGATACGCTGGACACCGATTTGCTCAGTGATGTGTCATGGGGCCGCGTCCAGCGCCCCAATGATATTTCGTAG
- a CDS encoding TIGR02302 family protein gives MDKRPDLTGPLRARLRAPLTLTWAGLLAERLVRAFWPLWTLLIAAGASVMLGVQDYASFELVAGAGIAAALGALALMVVGLSRFRWPRRGEALDRLDAALPGRPLQALGDTQAIGQGDAASEALWQAHRTRMERAAAAARAPKPDLKISRLDPFGLRHIAMLGLVVAMLFGSVWRIASPGLMIPNGALAAGPTWEGWIEPPVYTGLPSLYLADQKARIDVPAGSRVTLRFYGEVGALALSETVSGRTDGIAPATDPSQDFAVAQDGTLSIAGPGGRSWGIRAVPDTAPSATLLSEGAKTTFDGQMSQPFTAIDDYGVTGGTATFALDLGEVDRRYGLAAEPEPREVITLDLPLPINGSRTEFTEALIENLSQHPWAHLPVTLTIEARDAADQTGVAAPLQMSLPARRFFDPVAAAIIEQRRDLLWSRSNARRIAQVVRAITYQPDDALFRDTADFLKLRTILRRLEAAYEGDALTTDVQEELAAALWDLAVTLEDGDIEDALERMREAQERLTEAMRNGASEDEVARLMQELRDATEDYLRQKTQQAQREDGTDQPDQGEQNMTTLSQQDLQDMMDRIEDLMSQGRMAEAEEALRQFQEMMENLRVTEGQPGDGEGSPGQQAMEGLADTLREQQGLSDQAFRDLQEQFNPGAQAGESQGNEGRNGGQGRGQSHEGQGGQGQSDGGSADGEGQQSGQGGGQPGDLAQRQNALRQELERQRGSLPGGTSEEARGALDRAGDAMDGAEEALRNGDLAEAIDQQAEAMDALRDGMRGLGEAMAKENQNRQGGQGRAAGATGGQQSDPLGRTPGQGNRAGTEGDLLQGEDVYRRARELLDELRRRSGEGARPEVERDYLERLLERF, from the coding sequence ATGGACAAGCGTCCCGATCTGACAGGCCCCCTGCGGGCGCGGCTTCGCGCCCCGCTGACGCTGACATGGGCCGGCCTTTTGGCCGAGCGGCTGGTGCGTGCCTTCTGGCCGCTTTGGACGTTGCTAATTGCCGCCGGTGCCTCAGTGATGCTGGGCGTTCAGGATTATGCCTCGTTTGAACTGGTGGCAGGCGCTGGGATTGCGGCTGCGCTGGGCGCGCTCGCGCTGATGGTTGTGGGCCTCAGCCGCTTTCGCTGGCCGCGCCGCGGCGAGGCGCTGGACCGGCTAGACGCCGCGCTGCCTGGCCGCCCTTTGCAGGCGCTGGGCGACACGCAGGCGATCGGTCAGGGCGACGCCGCATCCGAGGCATTATGGCAGGCGCACCGCACCCGGATGGAGCGTGCCGCCGCCGCGGCCCGTGCGCCCAAACCTGACCTAAAAATTTCGCGCCTCGATCCCTTTGGCCTGCGGCACATCGCGATGCTGGGGCTGGTTGTTGCGATGCTGTTTGGATCGGTCTGGCGGATCGCGTCGCCGGGGTTGATGATACCGAATGGCGCCTTGGCCGCCGGCCCGACATGGGAGGGGTGGATTGAGCCGCCGGTCTATACTGGCCTGCCCAGCCTCTATTTGGCAGATCAAAAGGCGCGCATTGATGTGCCTGCGGGCAGCCGCGTTACCTTGCGATTCTATGGCGAGGTCGGCGCATTGGCCCTGTCTGAGACCGTATCGGGCCGTACCGACGGTATCGCCCCCGCCACCGACCCGTCGCAGGACTTTGCCGTGGCGCAGGACGGCACGCTGTCCATCGCGGGGCCCGGTGGTCGCAGCTGGGGCATCCGTGCTGTGCCGGATACTGCCCCCTCTGCAACGCTGCTAAGCGAGGGCGCAAAAACCACCTTTGACGGGCAGATGAGCCAGCCGTTTACGGCAATTGACGACTACGGCGTGACCGGCGGTACAGCGACCTTTGCGCTAGATCTCGGCGAGGTTGACCGGCGCTATGGTCTGGCCGCCGAGCCTGAGCCGCGCGAGGTGATCACGCTGGACCTTCCCTTGCCGATCAATGGCAGCCGGACCGAATTTACTGAAGCGCTGATTGAGAATCTGTCGCAGCATCCGTGGGCACATCTGCCCGTCACGCTGACCATTGAGGCGCGTGACGCGGCGGACCAGACCGGCGTTGCCGCGCCGTTGCAGATGAGCCTGCCAGCGCGCCGCTTTTTCGATCCGGTCGCTGCCGCGATCATCGAGCAGCGCCGCGATCTGCTGTGGAGCCGCAGTAACGCGCGCCGGATCGCGCAGGTGGTCCGTGCGATCACCTATCAGCCAGATGACGCGCTGTTCCGCGACACTGCGGATTTTCTAAAGCTGCGCACTATCCTGCGGCGATTGGAGGCAGCATACGAAGGTGATGCCCTGACGACCGACGTGCAGGAGGAGCTGGCGGCGGCGCTGTGGGATCTGGCCGTGACACTAGAGGATGGCGATATCGAGGACGCGCTGGAGCGCATGCGCGAGGCGCAGGAGCGATTGACCGAGGCGATGCGCAACGGTGCGAGTGAGGACGAAGTCGCGCGCCTGATGCAGGAGCTGCGCGACGCAACGGAAGACTATCTGCGCCAGAAAACGCAGCAGGCACAGCGCGAGGATGGCACTGATCAGCCGGACCAGGGCGAGCAGAATATGACTACGCTTAGCCAGCAGGATCTGCAGGATATGATGGACCGCATCGAAGATCTGATGAGCCAGGGCCGCATGGCCGAGGCCGAAGAGGCGTTGCGCCAGTTTCAGGAAATGATGGAGAATTTGCGCGTGACCGAGGGCCAGCCCGGTGATGGTGAGGGCAGCCCAGGTCAGCAGGCGATGGAGGGGCTTGCCGATACGCTGCGCGAGCAGCAGGGCCTGTCGGATCAGGCCTTCCGCGATTTGCAGGAGCAGTTTAACCCCGGCGCGCAGGCAGGTGAAAGCCAAGGCAATGAGGGCCGCAATGGCGGGCAGGGCCGCGGACAGAGCCATGAGGGGCAGGGCGGCCAAGGCCAAAGCGACGGCGGAAGCGCTGATGGCGAAGGCCAACAAAGCGGGCAAGGCGGCGGCCAGCCTGGTGATCTGGCCCAGCGGCAGAACGCGTTGCGCCAAGAGCTTGAGCGCCAGCGCGGTAGTCTGCCGGGCGGCACTAGCGAAGAGGCACGCGGCGCGCTTGACCGCGCTGGCGACGCTATGGACGGCGCCGAAGAGGCGCTGCGCAACGGCGATTTGGCCGAGGCGATCGACCAGCAGGCCGAGGCGATGGACGCACTGCGTGATGGAATGCGCGGGCTAGGCGAGGCGATGGCCAAGGAGAATCAGAACCGTCAGGGCGGGCAGGGCCGTGCTGCTGGCGCGACGGGCGGGCAGCAGTCTGATCCGCTGGGCCGCACGCCAGGGCAGGGCAACCGCGCAGGCACCGAAGGTGATTTGCTGCAGGGCGAGGACGTCTATCGCCGCGCGCGAGAGTTACTGGACGAGTTGCGCCGCCGGTCTGGCGAGGGTGCGCGACCCGAAGTAGAGCGTGACTATCTGGAGCGTCTGCTGGAGCGGTTCTAG
- the lysA gene encoding diaminopimelate decarboxylase gives MDHFLYQGGNLHAEDVPVAEIAAAVGTPFYVYSTATLERHFRLFDDALDGMDHLVCYAMKAASNVAILKTLAALGAGMDVVSGGEYMRAKAAGVPGDRIVFSGIGKTRDEMRLALEGGIRQFNVESEPEMEVLSAVAVELGLRAPITVRVNPDVDAKTHAKIATGKSENKFGIPIARAREVYRLAASLPGLEVIGIDVHIGSQLTELEPFRQAYRKVAELTETLRADGHDIRRLDLGGGLGIPYARGNEAPPLPSDYGALIRETLGHLGCEIEIEPGRLIAGNAGLMVSEVIYVKSGEGRDFLILDAAMNDLIRPAMYDAWHDIVPVVEPEAGAEQRPYDIVGPVCESGDTFAKQRMMPLLRAGDLVAFRSAGAYGAVMSSEYNTRPLIPEVLVNGQDFAVIRARPSFDEMINRDTIPEWL, from the coding sequence GTGGATCATTTTCTCTACCAAGGCGGCAATTTGCATGCCGAGGACGTGCCGGTGGCCGAGATTGCGGCTGCGGTGGGCACGCCCTTTTACGTCTATTCGACCGCCACGCTAGAACGGCATTTTCGCCTCTTTGACGATGCGCTGGACGGGATGGACCATCTGGTCTGCTATGCAATGAAGGCGGCCAGCAACGTGGCAATCCTCAAGACGCTTGCGGCACTGGGGGCGGGGATGGACGTCGTGTCGGGCGGCGAATACATGCGCGCCAAGGCAGCAGGCGTTCCGGGCGATCGCATCGTGTTCTCTGGCATCGGCAAAACACGGGATGAGATGCGTCTGGCGCTGGAGGGCGGTATCCGCCAGTTCAACGTCGAGAGCGAGCCGGAGATGGAAGTTCTGAGCGCCGTGGCTGTGGAACTAGGCTTGCGTGCGCCCATCACGGTGCGTGTGAACCCAGATGTGGATGCTAAAACTCACGCCAAGATCGCCACTGGCAAAAGCGAGAACAAGTTCGGAATTCCCATTGCGCGCGCGCGCGAAGTGTACCGCCTTGCCGCCAGCCTTCCGGGGCTGGAGGTGATCGGGATCGACGTGCATATCGGCAGCCAGCTGACCGAGCTTGAGCCGTTTAGGCAAGCGTATCGCAAAGTCGCTGAGTTGACCGAAACTCTGCGCGCAGATGGCCATGATATCAGACGTCTGGACTTGGGCGGTGGCCTTGGCATTCCGTACGCTCGCGGCAACGAGGCGCCGCCGCTTCCCAGCGATTATGGCGCGCTTATACGCGAAACGCTCGGCCATCTGGGTTGCGAGATTGAGATTGAGCCGGGCCGTCTGATCGCTGGTAACGCAGGGCTTATGGTAAGCGAGGTCATCTATGTGAAGTCGGGCGAGGGGCGCGATTTCTTGATCCTTGACGCTGCTATGAATGATCTCATCCGGCCTGCAATGTATGACGCTTGGCATGATATCGTGCCAGTGGTTGAGCCTGAGGCAGGGGCCGAGCAGCGCCCTTACGACATCGTCGGACCTGTCTGCGAAAGCGGTGATACCTTTGCCAAGCAGCGCATGATGCCACTGTTGAGGGCGGGTGATCTGGTCGCCTTTCGCAGCGCGGGCGCTTATGGTGCCGTCATGTCCAGCGAGTACAACACGCGGCCCCTGATCCCCGAGGTTCTGGTCAATGGGCAGGACTTTGCCGTGATCCGGGCAAGGCCAAGCTTTGACGAGATGATAAATCGAGATACCATTCCCGAATGGCTGTAG
- a CDS encoding DMT family transporter → MMPATGRPLTPVLLTFCSAILWGLWWITIRWIESMGLSGAQAGIVCNLGAALAIGGYMLATRMQLRLSARTLLGAVLVGLAFACYSLSLTLSDVVRAILLFYLAPAWSKIIEWVFLGQCWQGTSTVTLILSLGGAYLVLGGDVSLAAITLGDALALISGVAWAIGAALIFSGQKSTTSALTLATVVSAMLLSLAFAWGTGEALPTMASAPAFGTSLAVGAIYLLPVLGITMWSAQRLPPGLLSFLFTLEIVAGVVSGALLLDEPFGLYRMSGGVLIIGAALIEAIAALRPTAISEAKR, encoded by the coding sequence ATGATGCCCGCCACCGGCAGGCCGCTGACCCCGGTTCTGCTGACTTTCTGCTCAGCGATCCTGTGGGGATTATGGTGGATCACAATCCGCTGGATTGAGTCCATGGGCCTAAGCGGCGCGCAGGCCGGCATTGTGTGCAATTTGGGCGCGGCGCTGGCCATTGGTGGCTACATGCTGGCCACACGAATGCAGCTGCGTCTCAGCGCGCGAACGCTGCTCGGCGCGGTTCTGGTCGGGCTGGCCTTCGCTTGCTATTCGCTGTCGCTGACCCTGTCCGACGTCGTGCGCGCGATCTTGCTGTTCTACCTCGCCCCCGCCTGGAGCAAGATCATCGAATGGGTATTTTTAGGCCAGTGTTGGCAAGGCACATCCACAGTGACGCTGATCCTTTCACTGGGCGGCGCGTATCTGGTTTTGGGCGGTGACGTCTCATTAGCTGCCATCACGCTCGGCGATGCGTTGGCGCTGATTTCGGGGGTGGCTTGGGCGATTGGCGCGGCGCTGATATTTTCCGGCCAGAAATCGACCACCTCTGCACTGACGCTTGCCACGGTCGTATCCGCCATGCTGCTGTCGCTGGCCTTTGCGTGGGGCACGGGCGAGGCGCTGCCCACCATGGCCAGCGCGCCCGCGTTTGGCACATCCTTGGCGGTCGGGGCGATCTACCTCTTGCCAGTCCTCGGCATCACGATGTGGAGCGCTCAGCGTCTGCCACCCGGCCTTCTCAGCTTTCTCTTTACGCTAGAAATCGTGGCTGGCGTTGTGTCGGGCGCTCTGCTGCTGGACGAGCCATTCGGCCTTTACCGCATGTCGGGCGGGGTGCTAATCATCGGAGCGGCCCTGATTGAGGCGATCGCCGCCCTGCGCCCGACTGCCATCAGCGAAGCAAAGCGCTAG
- a CDS encoding TlpA family protein disulfide reductase has product MRISRLSLLYPAAALGAIAVGLFFALGSAPEAASDAPARDYSALASALDGDMKKLNFHGAPKPVSTSTFTTEDGSTATLADYQGKYVLLNFWATWCAPCRKEMPMLSELQTEFGGEEFEVLTLATGRNPVPAIEGFFEEIGVTNLPMHRDPKQQVARDMGVLGLPITVILDPAGREVARLSGDAHWSSDSAKALIAGLIQTAD; this is encoded by the coding sequence ATGCGCATTTCACGTCTTTCCCTGCTTTATCCCGCCGCCGCCCTCGGTGCAATCGCGGTGGGTCTCTTCTTTGCCCTCGGCAGCGCGCCCGAGGCCGCGTCAGATGCGCCTGCGCGCGATTACTCCGCGCTGGCCTCCGCATTGGACGGCGATATGAAGAAGCTGAACTTTCACGGCGCGCCCAAACCCGTCTCGACAAGTACCTTCACAACCGAAGATGGCAGCACAGCAACGCTCGCGGATTATCAGGGCAAATATGTTCTGCTGAACTTCTGGGCCACGTGGTGCGCGCCTTGCCGCAAAGAAATGCCCATGCTGTCTGAGTTGCAGACCGAATTCGGCGGCGAGGAATTTGAGGTGCTCACGTTGGCTACGGGGCGCAATCCAGTGCCCGCCATTGAGGGCTTCTTTGAAGAAATTGGCGTGACGAACCTGCCCATGCACCGCGATCCGAAACAGCAGGTTGCCCGCGACATGGGCGTTTTGGGCCTGCCGATTACAGTCATCCTTGACCCGGCTGGGCGCGAGGTCGCGCGACTTTCGGGCGACGCGCATTGGAGCAGCGATAGCGCCAAGGCGCTGATTGCAGGTCTGATACAGACCGCTGATTGA
- a CDS encoding DUF2834 domain-containing protein has translation MKYVYLALAVWGTIHPMSYFLRWFFEHGLDLGGMVKAWHVNPATSGLVWDLTIAAIALTLMVLAETWRSRDWMRLIAVPATFLIGVSCGLPLYLYLRLRNA, from the coding sequence ATGAAGTACGTCTATCTCGCGCTGGCCGTCTGGGGCACGATCCACCCGATGAGCTATTTCCTGCGCTGGTTTTTTGAACATGGGCTCGACTTGGGCGGCATGGTGAAGGCATGGCACGTCAATCCAGCCACCAGCGGACTGGTATGGGATCTGACCATCGCCGCAATTGCGCTGACACTGATGGTGCTGGCCGAGACGTGGCGCAGCCGGGACTGGATGCGCCTGATCGCGGTCCCCGCAACGTTCCTCATCGGGGTCAGTTGCGGACTGCCACTGTACCTATACCTCCGCCTGCGTAACGCGTAG